The following coding sequences lie in one Enterococcus sp. 9E7_DIV0242 genomic window:
- a CDS encoding helix-turn-helix domain-containing protein: MLFDRVKELAKKRDKSLKDVALELGFSENALYKWQSQSPKAETLQKVADYFDVSTDYLLGRTDKKHYYDLTEKDERDLEKELQQMIEDVGSNGKVALFSKDDGELDPETRELLIGALEQALRITKIEAKKRYTPKKYRGESYKEDKD, encoded by the coding sequence ATGCTATTTGACAGAGTAAAAGAACTAGCAAAAAAAAGAGATAAAAGTTTGAAAGATGTTGCTTTAGAACTTGGATTTAGTGAAAATGCGTTGTACAAATGGCAGTCGCAAAGTCCAAAAGCAGAAACATTACAAAAAGTAGCGGATTACTTTGACGTCTCAACCGATTATCTGTTAGGCCGTACCGATAAGAAGCACTATTATGATTTAACTGAAAAAGATGAAAGAGACCTCGAAAAAGAATTACAACAGATGATCGAGGATGTCGGTAGTAACGGTAAAGTTGCATTGTTCTCAAAAGATGATGGCGAACTTGATCCAGAAACACGTGAGCTTTTAATCGGTGCGTTAGAACAGGCATTAAGAATCACAAAGATTGAAGCGAAGAAACGATATACACCTAAAAAATATCGTGGAGAAAGTTATAAAGAAGATAAAGATTAA
- a CDS encoding DUF5067 domain-containing protein, whose product MKKVYGLGLLFSSVFLLAACGGGDEEKESATSSSSSTTQVSKNSEVQESSTKPAGDFVATASDSFFDGTMLRGNSYSVRITDHRVIQPGEAGNEYGDSPVLAFWFDTLVNPDYDNSNPVTPNNAWIFNFEAVQDNDPNMVNKLNVASLPDNQFLDSQMAEIKPGGTVASAVAYTLTDTETPVTLTAKDMLGTEYGKAEFPVK is encoded by the coding sequence ATGAAAAAGGTATATGGTTTAGGTTTACTATTTTCAAGTGTATTTTTACTTGCCGCTTGTGGTGGTGGCGATGAAGAAAAAGAATCTGCAACTTCTTCTAGTTCTTCAACAACACAAGTTAGTAAAAATTCGGAAGTTCAAGAAAGCAGCACAAAGCCTGCTGGTGATTTTGTCGCAACTGCTTCAGATTCTTTCTTTGATGGAACAATGCTTAGAGGGAACTCTTATTCTGTTCGAATTACTGATCATAGAGTTATCCAACCTGGTGAAGCTGGAAACGAGTATGGAGATAGTCCGGTATTAGCCTTTTGGTTCGATACTTTAGTTAATCCAGATTATGACAATTCTAATCCTGTTACTCCAAATAATGCATGGATTTTCAATTTTGAGGCTGTTCAGGACAATGATCCTAATATGGTAAACAAATTGAATGTCGCCTCTTTACCTGACAACCAGTTCTTAGATTCTCAAATGGCAGAAATTAAACCTGGCGGAACAGTTGCTAGTGCCGTTGCCTACACTTTAACTGATACAGAAACACCAGTAACACTGACTGCTAAAGATATGCTTGGCACCGAATATGGAAAAGCCGAATTTCCTGTAAAATAA
- the istA gene encoding IS21 family transposase yields MDKLTIIRLLEGGRSQRSVAKELGLNRKTVGRYWRQYQAAQRSLEQDPANPIKKEQLTAPPTYQTENRQPRKYTPEIDQRVEEILAFDQLKAKQLGPHKQRLTTVAIHEMLVSEGFDIGQSTLRPYIREKLQAKKEAYIKQLYPLGYRTEFDFGEVKCLINQQKRTLTIAVFSCPASGYRWGKLYESANQQVFLDAHICFFEQLQGVYSTVVYDNMRNVVKRFVGRHEKELNDELVKMALYYRFEPVVTNPFSGHEKGHVEKSVQVLRRKAFTKQYEFESIGHAQKHLDQAILELNLDSTIAVEQAQLQPLRGFYDYGITTKQTVDKYSFVHVNGNYYSVPDYLVGQKVIVKRYLNELKIVGSSQIIATHLIQKGEKQYSIDIRHYLTTFLRKPKSLEHSLVLKKTPKLRHCFLQYYQKTPRRFLQFIENHLSISLDQLIIQLEEEALKDHKVSKTPPSRAVNEARNQLQEYNLIHQVRKAANK; encoded by the coding sequence ATGGATAAATTAACAATCATTCGTCTGCTGGAAGGTGGCCGTTCTCAACGTTCTGTTGCGAAAGAACTGGGTCTCAATCGAAAAACTGTTGGTCGTTACTGGCGGCAGTATCAAGCAGCACAACGATCATTGGAACAAGATCCTGCCAATCCGATAAAAAAAGAGCAGTTAACGGCTCCACCAACTTATCAAACAGAGAATAGGCAACCTAGAAAATATACACCTGAAATCGACCAACGGGTCGAAGAAATTCTCGCATTTGATCAATTAAAAGCCAAACAGCTTGGTCCTCATAAACAACGATTGACCACTGTAGCGATTCACGAAATGTTGGTATCAGAAGGGTTTGATATTGGACAGAGTACATTACGTCCATATATTCGAGAAAAACTTCAAGCAAAAAAAGAGGCGTATATCAAGCAGCTTTACCCATTGGGTTATCGAACCGAGTTTGATTTTGGTGAAGTAAAATGTCTGATCAACCAACAAAAGAGAACATTGACGATCGCGGTATTCTCTTGCCCAGCTTCTGGTTACCGCTGGGGAAAGCTCTATGAATCTGCCAACCAACAGGTTTTCTTGGATGCCCATATTTGTTTCTTTGAACAGCTTCAGGGTGTTTACTCTACGGTTGTTTATGACAATATGCGAAACGTAGTGAAACGCTTTGTCGGCCGACATGAGAAGGAACTCAATGACGAGTTAGTGAAAATGGCTCTTTATTATCGCTTTGAGCCAGTGGTGACCAATCCCTTCAGCGGCCATGAAAAGGGACACGTAGAGAAAAGTGTGCAGGTTTTACGCCGAAAAGCGTTCACAAAACAGTATGAGTTTGAATCGATTGGACATGCCCAAAAACATTTAGATCAAGCTATACTTGAATTAAACTTAGACTCGACGATCGCTGTGGAACAGGCACAATTACAGCCGCTCCGAGGATTTTATGACTACGGTATCACTACAAAGCAAACCGTAGATAAATATAGTTTTGTCCATGTGAATGGCAACTACTATTCCGTTCCAGATTATCTGGTTGGTCAGAAAGTCATCGTGAAACGTTATCTCAATGAACTGAAAATTGTCGGTTCCAGCCAGATTATCGCGACACACCTTATTCAGAAGGGAGAAAAGCAATACTCGATCGATATTCGTCATTATTTAACGACTTTTTTACGGAAGCCTAAGTCATTGGAACACTCGCTTGTTTTGAAGAAGACACCTAAGTTGCGGCATTGTTTTCTTCAGTATTATCAAAAGACCCCGCGTAGATTTCTTCAATTTATTGAAAATCATTTAAGTATCTCTTTGGATCAATTGATCATCCAGTTAGAAGAAGAAGCGTTGAAAGACCATAAGGTCTCTAAAACACCACCTAGTCGAGCGGTAAATGAAGCGAGAAACCAACTGCAGGAATATAATCTGATCCACCAAGTGAGAAAGGCGGCCAATAAATGA
- a CDS encoding helix-turn-helix domain-containing protein: MSQDFIIQVRVSLAKHGKTPAWLAGKLGISRPYMSDIMNGKRSASPQIEPIKAVLKTLDKEENT; encoded by the coding sequence ATGTCACAGGATTTTATTATTCAAGTTCGGGTTAGTCTAGCAAAACACGGGAAAACTCCTGCTTGGTTAGCTGGGAAATTGGGTATTTCTCGACCGTACATGTCGGACATAATGAACGGAAAAAGAAGTGCTTCACCACAAATAGAGCCAATAAAAGCAGTTTTAAAAACACTTGATAAGGAGGAAAACACATGA
- a CDS encoding ImmA/IrrE family metallo-endopeptidase codes for MEIESIDKIIANLLRIYETRDPFKLAKEKNVIVIEKDLGDIYGFYTRLRNVKVIYINSKLSWQDKILACAHELGHSVLHPAANTPHLSAASITSELKIEKEANYFATRLIVDGSHDDHGINNTYSILNYYGLPIEFERFLKKS; via the coding sequence ATGGAAATAGAATCGATTGATAAAATTATTGCTAACCTGTTACGTATTTATGAAACAAGAGACCCTTTTAAACTAGCTAAAGAGAAGAACGTCATTGTAATTGAAAAAGATTTAGGCGACATCTACGGCTTTTACACTCGGCTTCGCAATGTAAAAGTGATTTACATTAATTCTAAGCTTAGCTGGCAAGATAAGATACTTGCGTGCGCTCATGAATTAGGACACTCGGTTCTACATCCTGCAGCTAATACACCGCATTTATCAGCAGCATCAATCACATCAGAACTTAAGATAGAAAAAGAAGCTAATTATTTCGCAACACGATTAATTGTTGACGGATCACACGACGATCATGGCATAAACAACACTTACTCTATTTTAAACTATTATGGACTTCCTATTGAGTTTGAAAGGTTTTTGAAAAAAAGCTAA
- a CDS encoding HNH endonuclease, translating to MEEEWRYVKHDGKERFSYQVSSKGRIKSLLTPKATILKTRVNQWGYEIINLKIGVETKTKQVHRIVAEAFLGSDLVKSQVNHKDGNKLNNCLDNLEWVTPKENAEHAKRMQLRKARTHVQLSDREKDAILYLTTLSEITYLTIATAFSVNKRTVSKIASEWRKEKASDTPASKV from the coding sequence GTGGAAGAAGAATGGCGCTATGTGAAGCATGATGGAAAAGAACGATTTTCCTATCAAGTTTCATCAAAAGGCAGGATCAAATCATTACTGACTCCAAAAGCGACGATATTAAAAACTCGTGTAAATCAGTGGGGTTACGAAATAATCAATCTCAAAATAGGAGTAGAAACAAAAACGAAGCAGGTCCATCGTATTGTAGCTGAGGCGTTTCTTGGGAGCGACTTAGTGAAGAGCCAAGTCAATCATAAAGATGGAAATAAGCTTAATAATTGCCTTGATAATCTTGAGTGGGTAACTCCGAAGGAGAATGCGGAACACGCTAAACGAATGCAGCTAAGGAAGGCTAGGACTCATGTACAACTATCTGACAGAGAGAAAGATGCGATCTTGTACTTAACTACATTGTCAGAAATCACATACCTAACAATAGCGACCGCATTTAGCGTAAATAAACGGACAGTATCAAAAATAGCGAGTGAGTGGAGAAAAGAAAAAGCCTCAGACACGCCGGCAAGCAAGGTCTGA